A stretch of Dietzia lutea DNA encodes these proteins:
- the dnaN gene encoding DNA polymerase III subunit beta, with product MEITDPTFRVTREDFADSVAWVARTLPSRPSVPILGGVLLEADSGLTISGFDYETSAQVSVPAEVSEPGSTLVSGRLLADIARALPDRPVEVVVTAQKMYITCGSAKFTLPTMPVEDYPQLPAMPEVTGSAEVDAFSEAVGQVVVAAGKDDTLPMLTGIRMEIEGTRVTLIATDRFRLAIREFDWEPAREDVAVEVLIPAKALSEVTRSAGHGGRVDLSLGAGSAIGAEGILGVLVSGQRTTTRLLDAEFPKVRQLLPPQHTSIAVVEVDALVQAIKRVALVADRGVQVRMAFSEGELALSAGGDDAAQANESLRVDFVGEPLTIAFNPGYLLDGLGSIHSARVAFGFTQPSRPAVLRPAPETLPQPGADGAIAPVESDHTYLLMPVRLPG from the coding sequence ATGGAGATCACGGATCCGACGTTCCGCGTCACCCGCGAGGACTTCGCGGATTCCGTGGCCTGGGTCGCCCGCACGCTGCCCTCGCGGCCGTCGGTGCCGATCCTCGGCGGCGTCCTGCTCGAGGCGGACTCGGGTCTGACGATCTCGGGGTTCGACTACGAGACGTCGGCCCAGGTCTCGGTGCCCGCGGAGGTGTCCGAGCCCGGCAGCACGCTGGTGTCCGGACGACTGTTGGCCGATATCGCCCGCGCCCTGCCCGACCGCCCGGTCGAGGTGGTGGTGACCGCGCAGAAGATGTACATCACCTGCGGTTCGGCGAAGTTCACCCTCCCGACCATGCCGGTCGAGGACTACCCGCAGCTGCCGGCCATGCCGGAGGTCACCGGCTCCGCCGAGGTGGACGCGTTCTCGGAGGCCGTGGGCCAGGTCGTCGTCGCGGCCGGCAAGGACGACACCCTCCCGATGCTCACCGGCATCCGGATGGAGATCGAGGGCACCCGGGTCACGCTCATCGCGACCGACCGGTTCCGCCTGGCCATCCGGGAGTTCGACTGGGAGCCGGCTCGCGAGGACGTCGCCGTAGAGGTGCTCATACCGGCCAAGGCGCTGTCCGAGGTCACCCGCTCGGCCGGACACGGTGGTCGCGTCGACCTCAGCCTCGGAGCGGGTTCCGCCATCGGAGCCGAGGGCATCCTGGGTGTGCTGGTCTCCGGTCAGCGCACCACCACTCGCCTGCTCGACGCGGAGTTCCCCAAGGTCCGGCAGCTGTTGCCGCCCCAGCACACGTCCATCGCGGTCGTCGAGGTCGACGCCCTCGTGCAGGCGATCAAGCGAGTGGCGCTCGTCGCCGACCGTGGCGTGCAGGTCCGCATGGCGTTCAGCGAGGGCGAGCTCGCGCTCTCGGCCGGCGGCGACGACGCCGCGCAGGCCAACGAGTCACTCCGGGTGGACTTCGTCGGCGAACCGCTGACCATCGCCTTCAACCCCGGGTACCTGCTCGACGGACTGGGAAGCATCCACTCGGCCCGCGTCGCGTTCGGCTTCACGCAGCCCAGCCGCCCCGCCGTTCTGCGTCCCGCACCCGAGACCCTCCCCCAGCCGGGTGCCGACGGCGCCATCGCGCCCGTCGAGTCGGACCACACCTACCTGCTCATGCCCGTGCGCCTGCCGGGCTGA
- the dnaA gene encoding chromosomal replication initiator protein DnaA, translating to MSPELEHVWSAVLDRLTDPELASDDNPALSRQQQAWLRLVQPIAVVNGFAMLAAPSAFARDNIESVLRGPITRALSAQLGEPVDLAVKVDTSLAGGQPPTDDPDEQVIDADEIHLPAAEEEHPPATPRPRRMTEEQIAAERLLHGSDRDEALSAATAPGLNERYTFSAFVQGNSNRFARAAALAVAEAPARAYNPLFIWGESGLGKTHLLHAIGHYSLRMYSEQKVKYVSTEEFTNDFINSVRDGRQNMFKKRYREADILLVDDIQFLIGKEQVQEEFFHTFNTIHNAQKQIVISSDRPPKQLQPLEDRLRTRFEWGLITDIQPPELETRIAILDKKAKSENYVVPREVLELIATRVQRNIRELEGALIRVVAFASLNGHEIDVPLAEIVLRDVVSDDDSLQISAATIMAVTAEFFSTSIDELCGTSKTRSLSRARQIAMYLCRELTDLSLPKIGVTFGGKDHTTVMYAQRKILKEIKDDRRTYDQIQELTARIKERSRSL from the coding sequence GTGTCTCCTGAGCTCGAACACGTGTGGAGTGCCGTCCTCGACAGGCTCACCGATCCCGAGCTGGCCAGCGACGACAATCCCGCGCTGTCCCGCCAGCAGCAGGCGTGGCTCCGCCTAGTCCAGCCGATCGCCGTGGTCAACGGCTTCGCTATGCTCGCCGCGCCGTCGGCCTTCGCCCGCGACAACATCGAATCGGTCCTGCGCGGGCCCATCACCCGCGCCCTCAGCGCACAGCTCGGCGAACCCGTCGACCTCGCCGTCAAGGTCGACACCTCCCTGGCCGGCGGGCAACCGCCCACCGATGACCCGGACGAACAGGTCATCGACGCCGACGAGATCCATCTCCCGGCCGCCGAGGAGGAGCACCCGCCCGCCACCCCGCGGCCCCGGCGGATGACCGAGGAACAGATCGCCGCCGAGCGACTCCTCCACGGCAGCGACCGCGACGAGGCGCTGTCCGCCGCGACGGCTCCCGGCCTCAACGAGCGTTACACGTTCAGCGCGTTCGTCCAGGGCAACTCCAACAGGTTCGCCAGGGCCGCGGCTCTCGCCGTGGCCGAGGCGCCCGCCCGCGCCTACAACCCCCTGTTCATCTGGGGTGAATCCGGTCTCGGAAAGACCCACCTGCTCCACGCCATCGGGCACTACTCGTTGCGCATGTACTCCGAGCAGAAGGTCAAGTACGTCTCGACCGAGGAGTTCACCAACGACTTCATCAACTCCGTCCGCGACGGCCGCCAGAACATGTTCAAGAAGCGGTACCGCGAGGCGGACATCCTGCTGGTGGACGACATCCAGTTCCTGATCGGCAAGGAGCAGGTCCAGGAGGAGTTCTTCCACACCTTCAACACGATCCACAACGCGCAGAAGCAGATCGTGATCTCCTCCGACCGGCCGCCCAAGCAGCTGCAGCCCCTCGAGGACCGGCTTCGTACGCGCTTCGAGTGGGGGTTGATCACCGACATCCAGCCGCCCGAACTCGAGACACGCATCGCGATCCTGGACAAAAAGGCGAAGTCGGAGAACTACGTCGTCCCCCGGGAGGTCCTCGAGCTCATCGCCACCCGTGTCCAGCGCAACATCCGAGAACTCGAGGGCGCGCTCATCCGCGTGGTGGCGTTCGCGTCGCTCAACGGGCACGAGATCGACGTGCCGCTCGCCGAGATCGTTCTGCGCGACGTGGTCTCCGATGACGATTCCCTGCAGATCTCGGCGGCGACCATCATGGCGGTGACCGCGGAGTTCTTCTCCACCAGCATCGACGAACTGTGCGGCACGTCCAAGACGCGGTCGCTCTCGCGCGCGCGGCAGATCGCCATGTACCTCTGCCGCGAACTCACGGACCTCTCCCTCCCCAAGATCGGCGTCACGTTCGGCGGCAAGGACCACACCACGGTCATGTACGCCCAGCGCAAGATCCTCAAGGAGATCAAGGACGACCGGCGTACCTACGACCAGATCCAGGAGCTCACCGCCCGGATCAAGGAGCGCTCCCGCTCGCTCTGA
- the recF gene encoding DNA replication/repair protein RecF (All proteins in this family for which functions are known are DNA-binding proteins that assist the filamentation of RecA onto DNA for the initiation of recombination or recombinational repair.) → MHLRHLRLLDFRSWPLLELDLEPGVTTLIGRNGHGKTNVLEAIGVLASLRSHRVAGDAPMIRTGAGTALVGALAHNAGRELTVELALNSGKANRARLNTSPCRRLSDILGVVQSVLFAPEDLALVRGEPAERRRLLDELMAQRRPSLGGDLAEYSSVLRQRTALLKSASVAMRRGRPEESAAVLDTLDVWDGRLAELGARLVVGRIDLLRQLRPLVVDAYRGLAPESRPADLTYRFRVADTPDEPELTDPELVEAVLLAELGRRRGDEIDRGMSLVGPHRDDLVLTLGDEPAKGFASHGETWSFALALRLGSLELFRADGAEPVLLLDDVFAELDRHRRAALADVAAGVEQVLITAAVGEDVPAGLRGVRHDVVMTGEGLDRHSAMTLSRPRDDEGDDDENTDTESGGRA, encoded by the coding sequence ATGCACCTGCGTCACCTCAGGCTCCTGGACTTCCGCTCCTGGCCGCTGCTCGAACTGGATCTCGAGCCGGGGGTCACCACCCTGATCGGCCGCAACGGTCACGGAAAGACAAACGTCCTCGAGGCGATCGGCGTGCTGGCCAGCCTCCGGTCCCACCGCGTCGCGGGCGACGCGCCGATGATCCGGACCGGCGCCGGGACCGCGCTCGTCGGCGCCCTCGCCCACAACGCCGGGCGGGAACTCACCGTCGAACTCGCGCTCAACTCCGGCAAGGCCAACCGCGCGAGACTCAACACCTCACCGTGCCGCCGACTCTCCGACATCCTCGGGGTCGTCCAGTCCGTGCTCTTCGCGCCCGAGGACCTCGCCCTCGTGCGCGGCGAGCCCGCCGAGCGGCGTCGGCTGCTCGACGAGCTCATGGCCCAACGCCGACCCTCGCTCGGCGGCGACCTGGCCGAGTACTCGTCCGTGCTGCGCCAGCGCACCGCGCTGCTCAAGTCCGCGTCCGTTGCGATGCGGCGTGGCCGGCCCGAGGAATCCGCCGCCGTGCTGGACACCCTCGACGTGTGGGACGGCCGGCTGGCCGAACTCGGGGCCAGACTGGTGGTCGGGCGGATCGACCTCCTCCGGCAGCTGCGGCCCCTTGTCGTCGACGCCTATCGCGGGCTGGCCCCCGAGTCCCGCCCGGCCGATCTCACCTACCGGTTCCGCGTTGCCGACACCCCCGACGAGCCCGAGCTGACCGATCCGGAACTCGTCGAGGCGGTGCTCCTCGCGGAGCTCGGTCGGCGGCGAGGCGACGAGATCGACCGCGGCATGTCGCTCGTCGGACCGCACCGGGACGACCTCGTCCTGACTCTCGGGGACGAGCCGGCGAAGGGGTTCGCCAGCCACGGGGAGACGTGGTCGTTCGCGCTCGCCTTGCGCCTCGGCTCCCTGGAGCTGTTCCGCGCCGACGGTGCCGAACCGGTCCTCCTCCTCGACGACGTGTTCGCCGAACTCGACCGCCACCGCCGCGCCGCACTCGCCGATGTCGCGGCCGGCGTCGAGCAGGTCCTCATCACCGCGGCGGTCGGGGAGGACGTCCCGGCCGGACTGCGCGGCGTCCGTCATGACGTCGTGATGACGGGCGAGGGCCTGGACCGTCACTCCGCGATGACGCTGTCACGACCCCGGGACGACGAGGGCGACGACGACGAGAACACCGATACGGAAAGTGGGGGCCGGGCATGA